Proteins from one Desulfonema limicola genomic window:
- a CDS encoding tetratricopeptide repeat protein, whose translation MPEIPRDKFVGREKEMQVIEKAINSDLSDKNYFRIVNIQGQGGIGKTSILREVKERLKDNNNILTTSIIDFFDIATNTKIGFLDELNSLLPIKTTAQFKEYRKAKANFYEVEAAGITGDVKKDTLAKFFASFKMCYNFIAADKRIVLLIDTFEVVQKKHGEWLVGWLIGLNNTVVIIAGRENEKWQELAVKSAGSRHVDYLELKKMNSNDTKDLLNLSEYGRALPDEEREKLEIISKGLPILLIMAVDREWPPGGIRGGIQPGKEYTEISEKYSLERLQEIEKKDSEKLEKIHKDFKKELIEKAYRIFDIDPIARVILYMSLIYKYLTADMLNYLMPGKTKDEIEGLLNEINKWTFTKHDPRTGSYWLHDLVRDLINEYAWPEIAREEEERKSIYKRIVRYYEEILIEGIKNEKERLFSERKKANASDDKEKESECFRQLINLKAKRQHYQAHQVYYDIMADYEHGIIRYQMQFVYNLWVREKDANVLLQQERDMTLNALKQSYSEIETKLDTSKEKIVFHRKFDQGLSDLESIADQWAKNENLYQYTDILLYQGIANNYKGEHEKAEHIFKETIVLLDSLDKQVRDQEIHILKVWQIKRSQARCYGHLGYCYFQTGRFSESIDEYNKALEYAKGIEIDSERSQLFNDLSYVLCRLGHFERGRMYWQKGFEIREKLLFKSPIALSLNNRGIIEYLADVPYNGKKYSEKALNMFKDISDIRGIGLSSRALGGLLARIGDIESSIEILEKAEGHLEEAEKIFMENGAVPSPFYLAETYDRMALLYEHWARILKDQGGDDKKKYFEKLEDAEKYYNFRTPDMECLIL comes from the coding sequence ATGCCTGAAATACCAAGAGATAAATTTGTAGGCCGCGAAAAAGAAATGCAGGTTATCGAAAAAGCAATTAACTCAGACTTATCAGATAAAAATTATTTTAGAATTGTAAATATTCAGGGGCAGGGCGGTATTGGAAAAACTAGTATTTTACGAGAAGTAAAAGAACGTTTGAAAGATAATAATAATATTTTGACTACAAGTATAATTGATTTTTTTGATATTGCCACAAATACTAAAATTGGTTTTTTAGATGAACTAAACAGTTTATTGCCAATAAAGACTACTGCCCAATTCAAAGAATACAGAAAAGCAAAAGCAAATTTTTATGAAGTTGAAGCTGCTGGTATAACAGGAGATGTTAAGAAAGATACTTTAGCAAAGTTTTTTGCTTCATTTAAAATGTGTTATAATTTTATAGCTGCTGATAAAAGGATAGTACTTCTTATTGATACATTTGAAGTTGTCCAGAAAAAACATGGGGAGTGGTTGGTTGGCTGGTTGATTGGACTGAATAATACAGTAGTGATTATTGCCGGACGTGAAAATGAGAAATGGCAGGAACTGGCTGTCAAGTCAGCAGGCAGCAGGCATGTTGACTATCTTGAATTGAAAAAAATGAATTCAAATGATACCAAAGATTTATTAAATCTTTCTGAATATGGCCGGGCTTTGCCAGATGAGGAACGTGAAAAACTGGAAATTATCAGCAAAGGACTGCCGATTTTACTTATTATGGCTGTTGACAGAGAGTGGCCGCCTGGTGGAATTAGGGGAGGAATCCAGCCCGGAAAAGAATACACAGAGATAAGTGAAAAATATAGTTTAGAAAGATTGCAGGAAATTGAAAAAAAAGATTCAGAAAAACTGGAAAAAATTCATAAAGATTTTAAAAAAGAATTGATTGAAAAAGCATATCGTATCTTTGATATAGACCCTATTGCCAGAGTTATTTTGTATATGTCTTTGATTTATAAATATTTAACAGCAGATATGCTTAATTATCTGATGCCTGGTAAAACAAAAGATGAAATTGAAGGATTACTTAATGAAATAAATAAATGGACTTTTACAAAACATGATCCACGTACAGGTTCATACTGGCTTCATGATTTGGTGCGTGATTTGATAAATGAATATGCCTGGCCTGAAATAGCTCGTGAAGAAGAAGAAAGAAAAAGTATATATAAACGCATAGTCAGATATTATGAAGAAATACTTATTGAAGGTATTAAAAATGAGAAAGAAAGATTATTTTCAGAAAGAAAAAAAGCAAACGCATCAGATGATAAAGAGAAAGAATCAGAATGCTTCAGACAACTTATTAATTTAAAAGCAAAACGTCAACATTATCAAGCCCATCAGGTTTATTATGATATAATGGCAGATTATGAGCATGGGATAATTCGTTATCAGATGCAATTTGTTTATAATCTTTGGGTCAGGGAAAAAGATGCCAATGTTCTTTTACAGCAGGAGCGTGATATGACATTAAATGCTCTAAAACAATCTTATTCTGAAATAGAAACCAAGCTTGATACATCAAAAGAAAAGATTGTTTTTCATAGAAAATTTGATCAGGGACTATCTGATCTGGAATCAATAGCTGATCAATGGGCTAAAAATGAGAATCTTTATCAATATACAGATATTTTGCTTTATCAGGGAATTGCCAATAATTATAAAGGTGAACATGAAAAAGCTGAACATATATTTAAAGAAACAATTGTTTTATTGGATTCTTTAGATAAACAAGTTAGAGATCAGGAAATTCATATTTTAAAAGTCTGGCAAATTAAAAGATCTCAAGCAAGGTGTTATGGACATCTTGGCTACTGCTATTTCCAAACCGGAAGATTTAGTGAGTCCATTGACGAATACAATAAAGCTCTTGAATATGCTAAAGGAATTGAAATTGATTCGGAACGGAGTCAGCTTTTTAATGACCTGTCCTATGTTCTTTGCCGCCTTGGTCATTTTGAAAGAGGTCGAATGTACTGGCAAAAGGGATTTGAGATACGTGAGAAGCTTCTTTTTAAATCACCTATTGCGCTTAGCCTTAACAACCGGGGGATTATAGAGTATCTTGCTGATGTGCCTTATAATGGGAAAAAATACAGTGAAAAAGCGTTAAATATGTTTAAAGATATTAGTGACATACGTGGTATAGGATTAAGTAGTCGAGCTTTAGGAGGACTTTTGGCAAGGATTGGTGATATAGAGTCATCAATAGAAATTTTAGAAAAAGCAGAAGGCCATTTGGAAGAAGCAGAGAAGATTTTTATGGAAAATGGAGCAGTTCCATCTCCATTTTATCTGGCAGAAACCTATGACAGGATGGCGCTTTTGTATGAACACTGGGCAAGAATTCTTAAAGATCAAGGAGGGGATGATAAGAAGAAATATTTTGAGAAATTAGAAGATGCTGAAAAATACTATAATTTCAGGACTCCTGACATGGAATGTCTAATCCTTTGA